The following coding sequences are from one Capsicum annuum cultivar UCD-10X-F1 chromosome 3, UCD10Xv1.1, whole genome shotgun sequence window:
- the LOC107861889 gene encoding root phototropism protein 3 — translation MMNLTSPESVNLPGKSTHFAAECWFDDTCILDMDYFVKTLSGIKAKGVRPELIGSIITHYASKWLPDLSFGEGSEVFPGPTFEDSPESVTALWMKKRFFVETLVGILPPEKDSIPCNFLLRLLRVANMVRVEPSYRVDLEKRISWQLDQATLKELLIPSFVHTCGTLLDVELVLRLVKRFMNLDESVRSGSALIKVAKLVDNYLAEAAVDGNLTMSEFIDLAGALPGHARSTDDGLYRAIDTYLKAHPGLSKQERKSLCRLIDSRKLSPEASLHAAQNERLPVRAVIQVLLSEQTKLNNNKQLQIDWSGSFVSVTRSPNQQGLIEPPARCMSKREMNVQQMEIKRLKEDVLRLQSQCMAMQAQIEKLLEKKRGSGFFSWKKIIVPSLVNKVDKIGDVDRETEVGFVGRQTPGDMKTRLVRGRTPNNKWRKSLS, via the exons ATGATGAACCTAACATCACCGGAATCCGTTAATCTTCCCGGCAAATCCACGCATTTCGCGGCCGAATGTTGGTTCGATGATACATGTATCCTCGACATGGACTACTTTGTCAAGACACTTTCTGGCATTAAGGCCAAAGGTGTTCGTCCTGAACTTATTGGCTCCATTATTACTCATTATGCTTCTAAATGGCTTCCTGACCTTTCTTTCGGAGAAG GTTCAGAAGTTTTTCCAGGCCCGACTTTCGAGGACTCGCCTGAAAGCGTAACGGCATTATGGATGAAGAAGAGATTCTTCGTGGAAACATTAGTCGGAATTCTGCCACCGGAGAAAGATTCAATTCCATGCAATTTCCTTTTACGGCTACTTCGGGTTGCAAATATGGTTCGGGTCGAGCCAAGTTACCGGGTCGATTTGGAGAAAAGGATATCATGGCAATTGGACCAGGCAACATTGAAGGAACTATTAATTCCATCATTTGTTCACACGTGTGGAACATTATTGGATGTTGAACTTGTACTTAGGTTGGTTAAGAGGTTTATGAATTTGGATGAAAGTGTAAGAAGTGGAAGTGCATTAATTAAGGTTGCTAAGCTTGTGGATAATTACTTAGCTGAAGCTGCTGTTGATGGCAATTTGACAATGTCAGAGTTTATTGATCTTGCTGGTGCACTTCCTGGACATGCTCGTTCTACTGATGATGGTTTGTATAGAGCCATTGATACCTACCTCAAA GCACATCCCGGGTTATCAAAGCAAGAAAGGAAAAGTCTCTGTAGGTTGATCGATAGCAGAAAGCTATCACCCGAGGCGTCTCTGCATGCAGCGCAAAATGAACGTTTACCAGTGCGAGCAGTAATTCAAGTGCTTTTATCCGAACAAACAAAGCTCAACAACAACAAGCAGCTTCAAATTGACTGGAGCGGTTCCTTTGTGAGTGTTACCCGAAGCCCCAATCAGCAGGGACTAATTGAGCCTCCAGCACGGTGTATGTCAAAGCGCGAAATGAATGTTCAGCAGATGGAGATAAAGAGGCTCAAAGAAGATGTCCTGAGGCTACAGAGTCAGTGTATGGCAATGCAAGCGCAAATTGAGAAGTTGTTAGAGAAGAAACGAGGCAGCGGTTTTTTCAGCTGGAAGAAGATTATTGTGCCTTCGTTAGTGAATAAGGTTGATAAAATTGGAGATGTTGATAGAGAAACTGAAGTGGGATTTGTTGGAAGACAAACTCCTGGAGATATGAAGACTAGGCTTGTTAGAGGCAGAACTCCTAACAACAAGTGGAGGAAATCTTTGtcctaa
- the LOC107861888 gene encoding plastidic ATP/ADP-transporter: MEAVLQSKGLLSLPSKPKTRAFYPLPQGGLRHRFNSINSLKPKPLEGLSLSLSSDGFQKVEGFSRKPQLVGQKNRFFPICRAEAAAAADGEPVFVEKKEPAKFMGIEIVTLKKIIPLGAMFFCILFNYTILRDTKDVLVVTAKGSSAEIIPFLKTWVNLPMAVGFMLLYTKLANVLSKQALFYTVILPFIGFFGAFGFVLYPLSNYFHPTALADNLLNILGPRFLGPIAILRIWSFCLFYVMAELWGSVVISVLFWGFANQITTVDEAKRFYPLFGLGANVALIFSGRTVKYFSNLRKSLGPGVDGWAVSLKAMMSIVVGMGVAICFIYWWVNHNVPLPTRSKKKKEKPNLSTMESLKILASSKYIRDLATLVVAYGISINLVEVTWKSKLKAQFPSPNEYSSFMGDFSTATGIATFTMMLLSQWIFDKYGWGTAAKITPTVLLLTGVGFFSLILFGDPLAPALAKFGLTPLLAAVYVGAMQNIFSKSAKYSLFDPCKEMAYIPLDEDTKVKGKAAIDVVCNPLGKSGGALIQQFMILTFGSLANSTPYLGGVLLVIVLAWLGAARSLDGQFTALRREEEIEKEMERAAAVKIPIVSRDESGNGSFISDSSSLNPTGGDSASVSSESSSPRNL, translated from the exons ATGGAAGCTGTTCTGCAATCAAAAGGGCTTCTTTCTTTGCCTTCCAAGCCCAAAACCAGGGCATTTTACCCACTCCCTCAAGGTGGTCTAAGGCATAGGTTCAATTCCATCAATTCTTTGAAGCCTAAACCCCTTGAAGGGttatctctatctttatcttCTGATGGGTTCCAAAAAGTTGAAGGCTTTTCAAGAAAGCCACAATTGGTTGGTCAAAAGAACAGATTTTTCCCAATTTGCAGGGCAgaagctgctgctgctgctgatgGGGAGCCAGTTTTTGTTGAAAAGAAGGAGCCAGCTAAGTTTATGGGGATTGAAATTGTGACACTCAAGAAAATTATCCCACTTGGGGCAATGTTCTTTTGTATTCTTTTCAATTATACAATCCTTAGAGACACTAAGGATGTATTGGTTGTGACAGCAAAAGGGTCAAGTGCTGAGATTATCCCTTTCTTGAAAACATGGGTGAATTTGCCTATGGCTGTTGGATTCATGCTGTTGTACACAAAGTTGGCTAATGTGTTGTCAAAGCAGGCTCTTTTTTATACTGTTATCCTCCCTTTTATTGGTTTCTTTGGGgcatttggttttgttttgtatCCCCTCAGTAATTATTTTCACCCCACAGCTCTTGCTGATAACCTGCTAAACATTCTAGGTCCAAGGTTTCTTGGACCAATAGCTATATTAAGGATTTGGAGTTTCTGCTTGTTTTATGTCATGGCTGAACTTTGGGGAAGTGTGGTGATTTCAGTGCTTTTTTGGGGTTTTGCTAATCAG aTTACTACAGTTGATGAGGCTAAAAGATTCTATCCTTTGTTTGGACTTGGAGCAAACGTTGCTCTTATTTTCTCTGGACGTACAGTGAAGTACTTCTCGAATTTGAGAAAATCATTGGGTCCTGGAGTTGATGGTTGGGCCGTCTCTTTGAAAGCAATGATGAGCATTGTAGTGGGGATGGGTGTTGCGATCTGTTTCATTTACTGGTGGGTGAATCACAATGTTCCTCTACCAACTCGTAGCAAGAAGAAGAAG GAGAAGCCTAACCTGAGCACGATGGAGAGCTTGAAAATTTTGGCCTCTTCAAAGTATATCAGGGATCTTGCAACATTAGTTGTAGCATATGGTATTAGTATCAACCTTGTTGAGGTTACATGGAAATCGAAGCTCAAAGCTCAG TTCCCAAGCCCAAACGAATACTCTTCCTTCATGGGTGACTTCTCTACTGCTACTGGAATAGCAACTTTCACAATGATGCTGTTAAGCCAGTGGATCTTTGATAAATATGGTTGGGGAACAGCAGCTAAGATAACACCAACAGTCTTGCTTCTTACTGGAGTTGGATTCTTCTCGCTGATTTTGTTTGGTGACCCCCTTGCCCCTGCTCTTGCCAAGTTTGGGCTCACACCTCTTCTAGCTGCTGTCTATGTGGGTGCAATGCAAAACATTTTCAGTAAGAGTGCAAAGTACAGTTTGTTTGATCCTTGCAAAGAAATGGCCTACATTCCTTTGGACGAGGACACCAAG GTTAAAGGAAAGGCAGCAATTGATGTTGTCTGCAATCCACTGGGAAAGTCTGGAGGAGCCTTGATACAACAGTTCATGATTTTGACTTTTGGTTCACTTGCCAACTCAACTCCCTACCTTGGAGGTGTGCTCCTAGTAATTGTCCTTGCATGGTTGGGAGCAGCTAGGTCTTTAGATGGCCAATTTACTGCACTCCGTCGTGAAGAAGAGATCGAGAAGGAAATGGAGAGAGCAGCAGCAGTTAAGATCCCTATTGTGTCACGAGATGAAAGTGGAAATGGTTCTTTTATAAGCGACTCATCATCACTGAATCCAACAGGAGGTGACTCGGCCAGTGTTTCATCTGAATCCTCCTCCCCAAGGAATCTGTAA